In one Magallana gigas chromosome 7, xbMagGiga1.1, whole genome shotgun sequence genomic region, the following are encoded:
- the LOC105325769 gene encoding uncharacterized protein isoform X2 — protein MMEKTGKSSEFSAAYKLKSGSSLKKKDARLHRRSIEWKSLRGEEVDKRRNLKNLSPLQEIKENQHQCSMYKDKTPTKPNKGGKPNDMREKLKRWREEKALKRKMDAQEKAKKKPFIIKHAVPTEKINPSAVKREVADPSKSKSNTMPLQPKPQNKETRANKSATVSKKQSSSIMQKESSAKKSIGKPVTERVTRSTNSRSAVQNGGKQLKDKAGSCKKSATKKGKASTVDLRKVSTARGMSFAPDEFAFTAPNNLASFVFKPLSPASCENFLFSNNPDETAAFVATDAGRCSTPKKERAGSKMTSSDEEKTEIKGKKSQDKKIDESRAETSIEMTKTRRQTRSQTKSISSRNNSLSIIDISENESRSRARKSSNLRMSSSSPSKQTSSKTPSRSRKSLRGGSTASVEEGARKRSSSRELPSRSRSRKRSRSQEDRGTEKRRKSRRSVSINTRGNVQVDLITSPEQQPKSPENTENIMETDNKENTVEEEEKSVVPNEPHDPADDEMDSNRSVKLSNHSLTVEVTEKHSPGSSLKARTSIGTKDGLENIKKVPSPSVENTESLNNHPAKNRKTTRRSLNPVPKMSDDTKELAAEEEENLEVFEEEPSSTPKRKSRRSIRLRPDFAEIPESFASGDKENAKPSRPTRRSVAVVDGFKLPSESLSAKRSKPKQRRHTLHIAKSPEEWVEILKSSPMVEMSRRTPKQKSPVSRLPALDLELDLDDLNLPPKEDIQSDLDISKVIMANLSAEEADLCPDKAAVEPMDVNSSDQAVEQVDTAQTQDQCPASTSSEQLDQEHDVKYFRNLLISETDRFNVMCKKWETINTPELTEEVQGQIRTVIGQAQLIISQRFKQFSGLVDDCEFKLGEKETTCTDLQGFWDMIYFQVEDVDKKFEDLQKQREAGWVKKSPEPVKKVVKKKNVNKPVLKKPVKSKFAAFKASLKSSAAPAQTIEHDWGLFKVTSPLRKPSYHCEAGSPKPKPAESPMPLQPRPDLSQPEEENQSQPVSGVQQNPPTIAVEDVSVVRTPKRQSYLPIIPSPLLQDCTPQPRFTRSLLKHTPLNATEDKIETPRPRRQSLRRSINLKRKSVSFMEEPEKPESPANESFSKYLQPSQCIPEESNSPVSIMDSYFSEAASKSPVLSSGGKSAKSTLKSDRRRSARRSVSFCSPLPEKDKSSSLRQPPTPHRSLVEEPDSDSDNQSDNETKFASLNVAFTPITRSTRSRPSLLYTPPDLGSPSQKSSAADVAIGTLISFSP, from the exons ATGATGGAGAAGACGGGCAAGTCGTCGGAATTTTCAGCAgcatacaaattaaaatctgGATCATCTCTTAAGAAAAAAGATGCCCGTCTTCATAGGCGTTCCATCGAGTGGAAGAGTCTCAGGGGAGAAGAAGTTGATAAGAGAAGAAACCTGAAGAATTTGTCCCCACTGCAGGAGATCAAAGAAAACCAGCACCAATGTTCTATGTACAAAGACAAGACCCCAACAAAACCAAACAAAG gtGGCAAACCAAATGATATGAGAGAGAAATTAAAGAGATGGAGggaagaaaaggcattgaaaaGGAAAATGGATGCACaagaaaaagcaaagaaaaaaccttttattataaaacatgCAGTACCCACAGAAAAGATCAATCCATCAGCAGTTAAAAGAGAAGTTGCAGATCCCAGCAAG TCAAAATCAAACACTATGCCACTCCAACCAAAACCTCAAAATAAGGAAACAAGAGCAAACAAATCTGCAACTGTCTCCAAAAAACAAAGCAGCTCTATTATGCAGAAAGAATCAAGTGCAAAGAAG TCAATTGGTAAACCGGTAACAGAAAGAGTAACCCGGTCCACAAATTCTAGATCAG cTGTACAGAATGGAGGAAAGCAGCTGAAAGACAAGGCAGGCTCATGCAAGAAGAGTGCAACCAAAAAAGGGAAAGCCTCAACGGTGGACTTGAGGAAAGTGTCTACCGCCAGAGGAATGTCGTTTGCTCCTGACGAGTTTGCCTTTACTGCTCCCAACAACCTGGCTTCCTTTGTGTTTAAGCCACTGAGTCCGGCCAGCTGTGAAAACTTTCTTTTCTCCAACAACCCGGATGAAACTGCTGCATTTGTTGCTACCGATGCCGGAAG aTGTTCAACTCCAAAGAAAGAAAGAGCAGGTAGCAAGATGACTTCATCAGATGAAGAGAAGACAG aaATCAAAGGTAAAAAATCACAGGACAAGAAAATTGATGAAAGTAGAGCAGAAACATCAATTGAGATGACCAAAACCAGGAGACAAACACGCTCTCAAACCAAATCTATCTCATCAAGAAATAACTCTTTATCCATCATTGATATTTCTGAAAATGAATCGAGATCTCGAGCAAGAAAATCTAGCAACTTAAGAATGAGCTCCTCATCTCCAAGCAAACAGACTTCAAGCAAAACTCCCTCACGCTCCAGAAAATCATTGAGGGGTGGATCAACTGCCAGTGTCGAGGAGGGAGCTAGGAAACGGTCCTCTAGCAGAGAACTACCGTCTCGCTCTAGGTCACGCAAAAGATCCCGCAGTCAGGAAGACAGGGGTACAGAGAAACGAAGAAAATCACGGAGGTCAGTTAGCATAAATACGAGAGGTAATGTTCAGGTAGATCTGATAACTTCACCCGAGCAGCAGCCAAAATCTCCtgaaaatacagaaaatattATGGAAACAGATAACAAAGAGAATACAgttgaagaagaagaaaaatctgTTGTTCCCAATGAACCACATGATCCAGCAGATGATGAGATGGACTCCAACAGGAGTGTGAAGCTTAGTAACCACAGCCTGACAGTTGAAGTGACTGAGAAACATTCCCCAGGTTCAAGTCTAAAAGCAAGGACCTCCATAGGCACAAAAGATGGACTTGAAAACATCAAGAAGGTTCCAAGCCCTAGTGTTGAAAATACGGAATCGTTGAACAATCATCCTGCTAAGAACAGAAAAACGACAAGGAGGTCATTAAACCCTGTACCTAAGATGTCTGATGATACTAAGGAACTGGCAGCTGAAGAGGAGGAAAACCTGGAAGTGTTTGAAGAGGAACCTTCCAGCACGCCAAAGAGAAAGTCCCGAAGATCCATCAGGCTTCGACCAGATTTTGCTGAAATTCCAGAGAGCTTCGCTTCTGGTGATAAAGAGAATGCGAAGCCGTCCCGTCCAACTCGTAGGTCAGTGGCAGTGGTGGATGGATTCAAGTTGCCATCAGAAAGCTTGTCTGCAAAGCGTTCAAAGCCAAAGCAGAGGAGGCACACTCTGCACATAGCCAAGAGTCCGGAAGAATG GGTAGAAATTCTTAAGAGCAGTCCTATGGTGGAAATGTCTCGGCGAACTCCGAAACAAAAATCTCCTGTGT CAAGACTTCCAGCGCTGGATTTGGAATTGGACCTAGATGACCTCAATCTACCCCCTAAGGAGGATATCCAGAGCGACCTTGACATCTCCAAGGTGATAATGGCCAATCTATCAGCGGAGGAAGCTGATTTATGTCCTGATAAAGCAGCAGTTGAACCAATGGACGTCAATTCATCAGACCAGGCTGTTGAACAAGTAGACACAGCACAAACACAAGACCAGTGCCCTGCCAGTACTAGTTCTG AACAACTTGATCAAGAGCATGATGTGAAATACTTTAGAAACCTATTGATATCAGAGACAGACAGATTCAATGTCATGTGTAAGAAATGGGAGACTATCAACACACCAGAACTCACAGAGGAGG TGCAAGGTCAGATCAGAACTGTGATAGGCCAGGCACAGTTGATAATATCGCAGAGATTTAAGCAGTTCAGTGGGCTTGTGGACGACTGCGAATTTAAGCTGGGTGAAAAGGAGACGACCTGCACCGACCTCCAGGGATTCTGGGATATGATTTACTTCCAG GTGGAGGATGTAGACAAGAAGTTTGAAGACCTACAGAAACAGCGTGAGGCAGGATGGGTGAAGAAATCCCCTGAACCAGTCAAGAAAGTGGTCAAG aagaaaaatgttaacaaaCCAGTTTTAAAGAAGCCAGTGAAGTCCAAGTTTGCTGCCTTTAAAGCCAGCTTGAAATCATCTGCTGCTCCTGCTCAAACCATTGAACATGACTGGGGTCTCTTTAAAGTTACCAGTCCCCTCAGGAAGCCTTCCTACCACTGCGAAG ctgGGTCTCCCAAGCCAAAACCAGCTGAATCACCGATGCCACTACAACCTAGACCAGATCTATCCCAGCCAGAGGAGGAAAACCAGTCGCAGCCAGTATCAGGGGTTCAGCAAAACCCTCCAACAATCGCAGTGGAAGATGTTTCTGTTGTAAGGACCCCCAAAAGACAGAGTTATCTACCCATAATTCCCAGTCCCCTCCTGCAGGACTGCACCCCCCAGCCACGCTTCACACGCAGTCTGTTGAAACACACTCCCCTCAATGCAACAGAGGACAAAATAGAGACACCAAGGCCTAGACGACAATCACTGAG GAGATCCATTAACCTGAAGAGGAAGTCTGTGTCATTTATGGAGGAGCCAGAGAAGCCAGAGTCTCCCGCCAATGAGAGCTTCTCCAAATATCTCCAGCCCTCCCAGTGTATCCCAGAGGAGTCCAACAGTCCTGTCAGCATCATGGACAGTTACTTCAGCGAGGCAGCATCTAAATCACCAGTTCTCAGCTCTG GTGGAAAATCTGCCAAATCTACACTGAAATCAGACAGAAGGCGGTCAGCACGCAGGAGTGTGTCATTTTGTAGTCCACTGCCAGAGAAAGACAAATCTTCCTCCCTCAGACAACCTCCTACCCCTCACCGCTCCCTAG TTGAAGAACCAGACTCTGATTCTGACAATCAAAGTGATAACGAGACCAAGTTTGCCTCGCTGAATGTGGCCTTTACGCCCATCACACGATCAACTCGATCA AGACCGAGTTTATTGTACACTCCCCCTGATCTTGGATCTCCCTCACAGAAGAGTTCTGCTGCTGATGTAGCTATAGGTACCCTCATTTCATTCTCTCCCTGA